ctctctgtctttccctccctccccctctctgtctctccctcccccctctctgtcccccctccctccctctctgtctcccctcccccctctctgtccccccctctctgttacacccccccctctctgtctctccctccccctctctgtcccccctccctccctctctgtctcccctcccccctctctgtccccccccctctctgttacaccccccctctctgtccccccctctctgtctttctctcccccctctctgtctgccccccccctcccaccccccccacctccctgtctctccctccctgtctctccctccctctctgtctctctcccccccccctctctgtccccccccttctctgtccctccccccctctctgtccccctctctctgtctttctctccctcccccctctctgtctgtcccaccccccctccctgtctctccccccctctctgtccctccctcctcctccccatggTAAAGGATCATTTCTACCTCAgggtatatagtggtagtgttctaACCAGGGCTTCTACAAGGACAGCCAGACTGTCTGCAGTATAGTATGTGTACAGacaggtactgtactgtgttagtcAGACCAGACACAGCTTGGCTTTATTGGCCAGCTAGGTTGGATCATGTGATACCAGTAATATAGCAACGGGATGACTGGTCAACCAGTCAGCCTGACTCTGGCCCTCTGCCTGCGACATAGCTGCTTTTGTCTACTGTGCTGTAGACCTGATGCTAGTGCTACTGCTAACACTGTGCTGTAGACCTGATGCTAGTGCTACTGCTAACACTGTGCTGTAGACCTGATGCTAGTGCTACTGCTAACACTGTGCTGTAGACCTGATGCTAGTGCTACTGCTAACACTGTGCTGTAGAACTGATGCTAGTGCTACTGCTAACACTGTGCTGTAGACTTGATGCTAGTGCTACTGCTAACACTGTGCTGTAGACCTGATGCTAGTGCTACTGCTAACACTGTGCTGTAGACCTGATGCTAGTGCTACTGCTAACACTGTGCTGGAGACCTGATGCTAGTGCTACTGCTAACACTGTACGGTACATGGCTGTGTGGAGTGTTCCCCATGGACTCAGACTATATAGAGGGTCAACTGTTAGTAGAAGCTACAGTAGTAGTTCTGATAAACCATTAGAATCGGGTCATTCTGTAACCCCTGTTAGTAAAACATTCATTAGAGATCACATGGATGGATACTTCAGGGTCTTTCTTCAAGTATAATATGACTCTGAAGTGTCTTGTCACATCCATCCCAAGTTGTTGATCACAGACTTGTTTCACTGATGGTTTTCTCATCCGTTctgtgtctcaccctctctctatgcccccccccctctctccccctttctctctctctatgccccccccttctctctctctttcatctctacacctgtctctccccctatctctctctgtctctctctctctctctgtctctctctctctctctctgtctctctctctctctctctctctctctctccccctctctctctctctctctctctctctctctctctctctctctctctctctctctctctctctatccccccctctctctctctctgtctctctctctctctctctctatcccccccccctctctctctctctctccccccctctctctctctctctctctctctctgtctctctctctctatcccccccctctctctctctctctctctctccctctctctctctctctctctctgtctctctctctgtccgtctctctctctctctctctctctctctctctctctctctcccctctctctctctctctctctctctctctctctctctctctctctatcccccgctctctctctctctgtctctctccccccctctctctctctctctctctatcccccccccctctctctctctctctctctctctctctctctctctctctctgtctctctctctgtccgtctctctctctctctctctgtctgtctctctctctccccccaggtgATAAATGTGGATGACGATGGTAATGAGTTGGGCTCAGGCTTGATGGAGCTGACAGAGGAGGAGCTTATCCTCCACACCAGGAAACGTGACACCGTCAAGTGGCCTTACCTCTGTCTGCGTCGCTACGGTTACGACTCCAACCTCTTCTCCTTCGAGAGCGGGCGACGATGCCAGACTGGACAGGGTACGCACTGACCGCCAAATATTGCCTACTTTCTCTCACatattatcaatcaatcaaatgtattttataaggggaactcccgagtggggcagcggtctaaggtactgcatcgcagtgcttgaggcgtaactacagatccgggttcgatcccgggctgtgccGCAGTCAGTGAACTGTGCTGTGAGGTTGTAGTCAGTGAACTGTGCTGTGAGGTTGTAGTCAGTGAACTGTGCTGTGAGGTTGTAGTCAGTAGTCAGTGCTGTGAGGTTGTAGTCAGTGAACTGTGCTGTGAGGTTGTAGTCAGTGAACTGTGCTGTGAGGTTGTAGTCAGTGAACTGTGCTGTGAGGTTGTAGTCAGTGAACTGTGCTGTGAGGTTGTACTCAGCGAACTGTGCTGTGAGGTTGTAGTCAGTGAACTGTACTGTGAGGTTGTACTCAGTGAACTGTGCTGTGAGGTTGTAGTCAGTCTGTTTCTGCAGTTGGTAAGGCTAGCCTATACCACCTCAGACCCCTGGCCTGACTGAGTCGGTTTGTGCTGTAATGCTAAAATCCTTGTCACTGCAAACATGTTTGGCTTGGAAATGAGCAATGGAGTTGTCAAGAGCACAAAGAGATCTGGAACATTCTACCAAAGTCCCTCCCCTAGACGCAATACTATAGCTGACCCAGTACCTGTAGGGTATAACTGACCCAGTACCTGTAGGGTATAGCTGACCCAGTACCTGTAGGGTATAGCTGACCCAGTACCTGTAGGGTATAACTGACCCAGTACCTGTAGGGTATATCTGACCCAGTACCTGTAGGGTATAGCTGACCCAGTACCTGCGTGGTATAGCTGACCCAGTACCTGTAGGGTATATCTGACCCAGTACCTGTAGGGTATAACTGACCCAGTACCTGTAGGGTATATCTGACCCAGTGCCTGTAGGGTATAGATGACCCAGTACCTGTAGGGTATACCTGACCCAGTACCTGTAGGGTATATCTGACCCAGTACCTGTAGGGTATAGCTGACCCAGTACCTGTAGGGTATAACTGACCCAGTACCTGTAGGGTATAGCTGACCCAGTACCTGTAGGGTATAGCTGACCCAGTACCTGTAGGGTATATCTGACCCAGTACCTGTAGGGTATAACTGACCCAGTACCTGTAGGGTATATCTGACCCAGTGCCTGTAGGGTATAGATGACCCAGTACCTGTAGGGTATACCTGACCCAGTACCTGTAGGGTATATCTGACCCAGTACCTGTAGGGTATAGCTGACCCAGTACCTGTAGGGTATAACTGACCCAGTACCTGTAGGGTATAGCTGACCCAGTACCTGTAGGGTATAGCTGACCCAGTACCTGTAGGGTATATCTGACCCAGTACCTGTAGGGTATATCTTACCCAGTACCTGTAGGGTATATCTGACCCAGTACCTGTAAGGTATAGCTGACCCAGTACCTGTAGGATATACCTGACCCAGTACCTGTAGGATATACCTGACCCAGTACCTGACCCAGTATATGATGTGTCTCTTTAAGGTGGTGAGCGGTGGGGTCTCACTGTGTGAGAGTCAGAGTGTAACTGTGTCTCTCCCTGCAGGTATCTTTGCCTTCAAGTGTGTGAGGGCAGAGGAGATGTTCAACGTGCTGCAGGACATCATGCACAACAACAGCATCAGTGTAGTGGAGGAGCAGGTGGTGGAGCTCAACCCTATAGAGACTACTGAGATGTCCCGCAAACcacacactgctgctgctggtaagacctgacacacacacacactgctggtaagacctgacacacacacacactgctggtaagacctgacacacacacacactgctggtaagacctgacacacacacacactgctggttagacctgacacacacacatactgctggtaagacctgacacacacactgctagtaagacctgacacacacacatactgctggttagacctgacacacacactgctgttagacctgacacacacacacacacacacacacacacacacacacacacacacacacacacacacacacacacacacacacacacacacacacacacacacacacacacacacactgctagttagacctgacacacacactgctgctggttagacctgacacacacactgctgctggttagacctgacacacacacacactgctggttagacctgacacacacacactgctggttAGACCTGACACACACTGCTGCTGGttagacctgacacacacacactgctgctggttagacctgacacacacacactgctgctggttagacctgacacacacacactgctggttagacctgacacacacacacactgctggttagacctgacacacacacacacacatacacacactgctgctggttagacctggcacacacacacgctgctggttagacctgacacacacacacactgctggttagacctgacacacacactgctgctggttagacctgacacacacacacactgctggttagacctgacacacacactgctgctggttagacctgacacacacacactgctggttagacctgacacacacacacactgctggttagacctgacacacacacacgctgctggttagacctgacacacacacacactgctggttagacctgacacacacacacacactgctggttagccctgacacacacacactgctggttagccctgacacacacacactgctgcttagccctgacacacacacactgctggttagacctgacacacacacacacactgctggttagacctgacacacacacacactgctagtaagacctgacacacacacacagacacactgctgcTGGttaaccctgacacacacacactgctggttagacctgacacacacacactgctggttagacctgacacacacacactgctggttAGACCTGACACACACTGCTGCTGGTTAGAAATGACACACACTGCTGCTGGTTCCTGACACACACCTGTATCGTATGTCTCTCCTCTTCCCATCTCAAGGCTACTCTGTACCCACGTTACCGAACGGTATAGGGCGCTACCCGTCGTTTGGTGAGGCCTCGTCGCGCCCTTCTAGCCGACACCCGTCTGTAGGCAGCGCCAGGCTGCCCTCAGTGGGAGAGGAGTCATCACACCCCCTCCTGGTCTCAGACCAGTCGGTGAGAAAACAGCTCTTTAGTCATGGCCCCTGGTGGAGAACTGTTATTATCGTCATATGATGCATTCAACGCCTCTGACTGAGAAGCATTGACTTGGTTGTCGTTGTACGATCAgattatttctgttgttttgtctttgtatttAGTTTGAAGATGTTGCTGATACAGACCGAGCAGGgggatgtgttagtgtgtgttgttaaactctctctctccctctccctcttcctctccctctccctctccctctccctctccctctctctctctctctctctctccctctccctctccctctccctctccctccctctctctctctctctctctctccctccctccctctccctctccctctccctccctctccctccctctccctctctctctctctctctccctctccctctccctctccctctccctctccctctccctctctctctctctctctctctctctctctctctccctctctctctctctctctctccctctccctctctctctctctccatccctctctctctctctctctctcaggtccacACCTACGTAAACACTCCTGGGGTACAGGATGACCGGCGCACTCGCCCCAGCAGCCACACCCCCTTGGAACTGAGGCTGTCCAATCCGGAGACGACCTCCTCGCTAGCCACCGCCCCTCCGTCTCCCACGGAGACAGACATGGATACGGAGCCTCAGGTGCTGCTGGAGCCAGAAGGGGCTAAATTCATCCTGGGTCCCACCCCGGCTCAGAGGAGGCAGAAGCAGACCCCTGGGGATGAGGACAGGGAGGCTGGGTCCAGACGTTTTGGGGATGAGGACAGGGAGGCTGGGTCCAGACGTTCTGGGGATGAGGACAGGGAGGCTGGGTACAGACGTTCTGGGGATGAGGACAGGGAGGCTGGGTCCAGACGTTCTGGGGATGAGGACAGGGAGGCTGGGTCCAGACGTtctggggatggagagatggagcttGGGGTGTCTGGGTCTAACGATGAGCCCAGCTTGACAGCTCCCTCTGGGGGTCTGAACGGGAATgggaatggctgtgtggtgggcgCCACCCTGGGTCTCCAGGCAGGAGACTGTGATACAGGCTATGACAGTGATGAACGCAAAGACgggccccctccccctcttcctcctaacCCAAACCCTCCACCTCACCCAGGGCCCAAACCCAGCACCATTTCCACCTATGAGCACCACAACGGGAACACCACCCATCCTTATGTCTCCACCCCTGTTCCAGCCCCCAACCCCCGGCGTAACCGCCCCGCCATCCCCCTCCCTGACTCCTCCCACAATGCCAACAACTCCGCCCTGCGGCGCACGGCGCTCCTTAACTACGAGAACCTCCCGGCGCTGCCGCCGGTGTGGGAGACCGCCAGGCGCTTCTCCGAGGGAGACGAGGAGGACGAAGAGGAGGTGTATCACGGATATGGACCAAAGACGCCCTCCCTTAACggctaccacaaccaccaccaccatcctcaccaccatcaccatcaccttcATCACCACGGTCTGGGTCTGGACCCCATGCACAACTACGTCAACACAGAGAATGTAAACGTCTCGCTCAGCGCCAAACTGGACTCTGCGCGGATCCTTCCGCGGGGGCGGGACTCTAGCGGCGTCTGTTTGACCCCCAGCGTCTTTACCTTTGACTTCCGGTCGGGGCGAGTGGCGGGCGGACCGTGTGGGTTGGGGTTGGATCCCCTGAGGCAGCTGAACTACATTGAGTTGGAGATGGAGAAGGGTTCGGACTCCAGCGGGCCGCAGACACCCAAGACCCCCACCACTCCCTGTGGCGTCGGCCTGGGcagtctcctcctccccccctccacccccacgcGGCGGACCGAACTGTACGCCATGATCGACATTGAGCGCACGGCGGCCATGTCGAGTCTTCAGAAAGCTCTACCCCGTGACGACGGTACCTCTAGGAAAACCAGACACAACAGTACTGACCTTCCTATGTGAACTTCACCACGCCCTACCATACCTAGCCTACCAAGCACTgatctcaaatggaaccctattccctatatagtgcactactttagaccaggactatTCATAAAGTGCctgagagtaggagtgctgatctaagatcagtttgaCCTTTTTAGACAATAAGGAATCCGATGACCTGGACAAGGGGGGACGGTGGGGgtggatctgatcctagatcagcccttCTACTCTGAGAACCCAGGGCCCAGAGGGTTCTGGTCAAAATGAGCGCATAACGACCCAGGGCCCAGAGGATTCTGGTCAAAATGAGTACATAACGACCCAGGGCCCAGAGGATTCTGGTCAAAatgagtgcactacatagggaatagtgttccatttgggacagaaccaCTGTCGGGTCCTTCAGTTGCACCTTGACCTgacccttgttgttgttgttgttgttgtcatactTTGTTTTACCTccaaactgaagaaaaaaaacacaacatttgAAGATAGAAGGGCTGCAGATTTGTTgcaataaatttaaaaaaatatatattttataaggTCTTATTCCTTCACAAGGAGTTACACTGTGTCCTGAAAgtaacctggtcccagacctgtttgtgccAGTCTGTGTCATGACAAGGAGTTACACTGTGTCCTGAAAgtaacctggtcccagacctgtttgtgccAGTCTGTGTCATGACAAGGAGTTACACTGTGTCCTGAAAgtaacctggtcccagacctgtttgtgccAGTCTGTGTCATGACAAGGAGTTACACTGTGTCCTGAAAgtaacctggtcccagacctgtttgtgccAGACTGTGTCATGACAAGGAGTTACACTGTGTCCTGAAAgtaacctggtcccagacctgtttgtgccAGTCTGTGTCATGACAAGGAGTGGCATGATGGCACAagcagactggtacccaggctatacTGAAAGGGGAGCGATGGTACCAGGTACACACTAATATAACGCTATTTTATTCCTGAGGTCATTCGATACCTAATTAAAGAAGGGAGTGAAGCACCTTGacttctagcctggtcccagatcagtctGTGCTCTTGTCTACTCCTTCgctgtcattgtcaagccaaacaaaTGAGTGACAGGGCGTTGCcatgacggcacaaacagactggtacccaggctacctGTTATTCCCGAGTGCCTGTGTAAGTTTAGCTTGCAGGTGATGTGCCAAACAGCGAGGTCTCTTTGAATGACGGACCTCCtcaccaatctctctctctctcggtaccAATCTTTTACAGTGCTGATCATAAACTGAAATGGTGTTGAAGTCAACACTCGTGTCGCTATTTGAAGCTGACTTCCTTGTTGCCCTAATGGCTGTGGACTCCAATGGTGTGTTGTGTTAGTGGGCCtaccagggttgggctcaattccatttcaatcccagtcgattcaggaagtacactgaaattccaattctcttcaatgcttttcaacgAGGAACATGTGGAATTGGAACTTTCTGAATTGACgggaatggaattgaccccaagccTGGAGTCTTCGGCCATGTCTCGGGGTCAACGTCTTGGTACACCACAGTCACTTTAGCCACTACTAGTGTacagacagatggtgtgtatgTATAAATGCCAAGTGAGGATGTTCCACAATGCAGCTGTACTAATGGGTTTGTTTATGCTGGCTGTACTGAAAGTACCCAAATCCCACCGTTGGTGTTCctgtgtgacatcatcatgttcCAGGTTCCTTCCAGCAGGTTTGGGGTCCCGTTTATTTGACTATTCAGTCAATTCAGAGAGTCGATTTGAAATTTGAGTTTTGTTTCCTGGATGGACAGAACTGATAGGGAATTGACCCCCGACCCTGCAAACAATAGTCCATTTGTACAGGGGCCCCCTGGTGGTTGTTGTAGAGTGTCTTAGTTCAGTCTGAATTTTCCTTCCGAACGTTGTTGTGAACAAGGAAAACAGAAAAGCACAGTGTTTCCCACAGCATGCTGTCCGACAGCCATGTTTCATAGGAGGAGTTTGGGTTCCAAAGTGTCGTCTTCTGTTACCTGTTCTCtcattgtatcatattgtacaaatCATTATTATTGGGTACTAACTTGCATTATATTTTTTTTCTACCTACATTTTAAAAGAGTTCGTAAACTATAGGAATTGTACAAAAAGTACTTTAATAGATATTGTTAATTAAAGAAAGGAACTGTTAGTGGAAAAAAAATGATTATTTGCCAAACTCCTTTTTTCAATTCTAGAATATTATGATTTTCACGGAGTTCTAGAATGGGTTCCGTTGGTTCCATTTACGATGTAAACATTCCTTACTTCCACTGTTTTGGTCTCAGAACACCAGACACTATAAAGAACTACGCAGTGAATGAAACAATTCACTACTCACTGGGCACAGACAGTCAGTtc
Above is a genomic segment from Oncorhynchus clarkii lewisi isolate Uvic-CL-2024 chromosome 33, UVic_Ocla_1.0, whole genome shotgun sequence containing:
- the LOC139393321 gene encoding fibroblast growth factor receptor substrate 2-like translates to MGSYCSCPDKDFPDKHQSKFKVINVDDDGNELGSGLMELTEEELILHTRKRDTVKWPYLCLRRYGYDSNLFSFESGRRCQTGQGIFAFKCVRAEEMFNVLQDIMHNNSISVVEEQVVELNPIETTEMSRKPHTAAAGYSVPTLPNGIGRYPSFGEASSRPSSRHPSVGSARLPSVGEESSHPLLVSDQSVHTYVNTPGVQDDRRTRPSSHTPLELRLSNPETTSSLATAPPSPTETDMDTEPQVLLEPEGAKFILGPTPAQRRQKQTPGDEDREAGSRRFGDEDREAGSRRSGDEDREAGYRRSGDEDREAGSRRSGDEDREAGSRRSGDGEMELGVSGSNDEPSLTAPSGGLNGNGNGCVVGATLGLQAGDCDTGYDSDERKDGPPPPLPPNPNPPPHPGPKPSTISTYEHHNGNTTHPYVSTPVPAPNPRRNRPAIPLPDSSHNANNSALRRTALLNYENLPALPPVWETARRFSEGDEEDEEEVYHGYGPKTPSLNGYHNHHHHPHHHHHHLHHHGLGLDPMHNYVNTENVNVSLSAKLDSARILPRGRDSSGVCLTPSVFTFDFRSGRVAGGPCGLGLDPLRQLNYIELEMEKGSDSSGPQTPKTPTTPCGVGLGSLLLPPSTPTRRTELYAMIDIERTAAMSSLQKALPRDDGTSRKTRHNSTDLPM